Proteins encoded within one genomic window of Hermetia illucens chromosome 2, iHerIll2.2.curated.20191125, whole genome shotgun sequence:
- the LOC119649490 gene encoding shematrin-like protein 2 encodes MKFVLLALALIGAASAGYVAPYGGWGYGGWGHAAAVAPLATAGWGHAAVAPLHAAYSAPVVAGYGNGWGYGAGWGHAYASPAWGYDGVWKKKAAA; translated from the exons atg AAATTCGTACTTTTGGCTCTCGCTTTGATCGGCGCCGCTTCAGCTGGCTACGTTGCTCCATACGGAGGTTGGGGATATGGTGGTTGGGGACATGCTGCCGCCGTTGCTCCACTTGCCACTGCTGGTTGGGGACATGCTGCTGTCGCTCCACTCCACGCTGCCTACAGCGCTCCAGTTGTAGCTGGTTACGGAAACGGTTGGGGATACGGAGCTGGATGGGGACACGCTTATGCTTCTCCAGCCTGGGGATATGATGGTGTTTGGAAGAAGAAGGCTGCTGCTTAA